The genomic segment GAGTAGTTGAGAACAATACCTGTTCCCGGACAATAAAAGAAATTGCAAAAGAGTTTTTAATCTATGGGGTTCTTTCAGAAATATTTGGGAGAGTAACAGGTTTTAATAAAGGTCTTGGTGGTTCAATGCATGCTTTCTTTATCCCTTTCGGATCCTTCCCCAATAATGCAATTGTCGGAGGAAGCGCCGATATTTCCACAGGCGCTGCACTGTTCAAACTTGTAAACAACAAGAAAGGACTTGTAGTCTGTAATATAGGTGACGGAGCAATTGGGTGCGGGCCTGTTTATGAAAGCATGAACTTTGCCGCCATGGATCAGCTTAAAACTTTATGGGATAAAAACCACTCCGGCGGTTTGCCAATAATCTATAATATTTTTAATAACGGATATGGAATGGGTGGCCAGACAACCGGAGAAACAATGGCATTCGGTTTGGCATCCAGGCTTGGAGCCGGTGTTTCACCTTCCCAGATGCATGCTGAAACAGTTGACGGATATAATCCGCTGGCAGTAATAGATGCTTTCAGAAGAAAGAAAAAATTAATACAGGACAGAAAAGGCCCCGTACTATTAGAAGTGATAACTTATAGATTAAGCGGTCACAGTCCTTCTGATACTGATTCCTACAGAACTCGCGAAGAAAAAGAATTGTGGCGGAGTCAGGATTCAATTAAAACATTTAAAGCTCAATTAATTGAATCAGAAATAGCTTCAGAGGAAGAAATAAAAAAGATTGAATCCGCTTCTGAAAAAGACGTGGCGCACATAACCCGGCTTGCTGTAGATGAAGAAAAATCTCCAAGGATTAATATGGAAAAACATCCTGATTATATTTCAAAGTATATGTTTTCAGATAAGATTGTTAAAAATATGGATCCTGAAAGAAAACCTGAAGTTCTTATTCCCAAAGAAGAAAATCCAAGAATAGTCCAGATAAAAAATAAGGAAAGATATGCGTTTGATTCTTCAGGAAACTTATATCCAAGAAGCAAAGTCTATCAGCTTCGTGATGCTGTTTTTGAAGCTATGATTGATAAATTTTATGAAGATCCTACGCTTATTGCATATGGTGAAGATAATCGTGACTGGGCAGGTGCTTTTGCAGTATACCGAGGTCTAACCGAGTCTCTTCCTTATCACAGATTCTTTAATGCTCCCATCTCGGAAGGAGCTATTGTGGGAACAGGAGTAGGTTATGCAATGTGCGGAGGAAGAGCTGTGGTAGAGCTTATGTATGCAGACTTTCTGGGAAGAGCAGGAGATGAAGTATTTAACCAGATGAGCAAGTGGCATTCAATGAGCGCAGGAATTCTGAAGATTCCTCTGGTACTGCGCATGTCAGTAGGTTCAAAATATGGCGCTCAGCATTCTCAGGACTGGTCTTCATTATGCACACATATTCCAGGATTGAAAGTTGTGTTTCCAGCTACACCTTATGATGCAAAAGGCCTGATGAATTCTGCATTAAGCGGCACTGACCCGGTCATTTTTATTGAGAGCCAGAGGATATATGATATGGGAGAAATGTTCCATAAAGAAGGAGTTCCGGAAGATTATTATGAAATTGAAATAGGTGAACCCGATATAAAACACCCGGGGAAAGACCTGAGTATTTTATCCGTAGGAGCTACACTTTACAGAGTTCTGCCGGCTGTTGAAATACTTGAGCAGAAATACGGAATTTCGGTTGAAGTAATTGATGCAAGAAGCCTTGTTCCGTTTAATTATGAAAAAGTAATAGATTCTGTCAGAAAAACCGGGAGGA from the Actinomycetota bacterium genome contains:
- a CDS encoding dehydrogenase; its protein translation is MTKKLVIDPAERRRPDKITFEDIPVNRYQKTVKEEKNNFSKSDFLRIYRDMFIIREFETMLNDIKTKGQYAGIKYDYPGPAHLGIGQEASYVGQAYELGIDDYIFGSHRSHGEILAKGLSVIHKSDDDSLLKTMKDFFEGSIYRVVENNTCSRTIKEIAKEFLIYGVLSEIFGRVTGFNKGLGGSMHAFFIPFGSFPNNAIVGGSADISTGAALFKLVNNKKGLVVCNIGDGAIGCGPVYESMNFAAMDQLKTLWDKNHSGGLPIIYNIFNNGYGMGGQTTGETMAFGLASRLGAGVSPSQMHAETVDGYNPLAVIDAFRRKKKLIQDRKGPVLLEVITYRLSGHSPSDTDSYRTREEKELWRSQDSIKTFKAQLIESEIASEEEIKKIESASEKDVAHITRLAVDEEKSPRINMEKHPDYISKYMFSDKIVKNMDPERKPEVLIPKEENPRIVQIKNKERYAFDSSGNLYPRSKVYQLRDAVFEAMIDKFYEDPTLIAYGEDNRDWAGAFAVYRGLTESLPYHRFFNAPISEGAIVGTGVGYAMCGGRAVVELMYADFLGRAGDEVFNQMSKWHSMSAGILKIPLVLRMSVGSKYGAQHSQDWSSLCTHIPGLKVVFPATPYDAKGLMNSALSGTDPVIFIESQRIYDMGEMFHKEGVPEDYYEIEIGEPDIKHPGKDLSILSVGATLYRVLPAVEILEQKYGISVEVIDARSLVPFNYEKVIDSVRKTGRIIITGDSCERSSHLKDFAQNITELCFNYLDAPPVVVGARNWITPSYELEKYFFPQPEWIIDAFHEKIMPLKNYVAKNNFSDDEKVRIYKNGI